The Lusitaniella coriacea LEGE 07157 nucleotide sequence TCGTAATATTCCATTGCTTTGAGAGGATCCCCTAAAACTCGTGCAATTTCGGCTTCAACCAGCTCGTATTTGTGGCGATAATTGTCGGGAGCAGAATTGGCCCATTTTGCCATTTTTTCCTGATTTCCTCGAATAATAATCATATTTTCCGCTTGTTGAGCTGGTTCGAGGTGGGGATATTGGGCAAGGAGCGAGAGGGAGTAGTATAGGTTATGGTCGGCATAAATCATCGCCGTCACCACGGGTTCGGCATATTGCGTGGCTAATCTTGCATTTGCCAATGCATCCTTGCGTTCGCCGAATAAATAGCAAAGCATGGCTTTACAGAAATAGAAGGAAAACAGCGATTGAATGTTATTTGCTTCGAGCAATTGGGGGAGTGTTTGGTTTTCATTGAAACTCTCGCCGATTAAGCACGTGGGATGTTCTGTTTCTTGCGCTAAATTTAAAGCAATTTGTTTCCAGATTTTTGCGTAATACAGGGAAAATTCTTTTTCGAGCTTTTCAATTTTTTCGATATATTGACCGTGTTTTTCGATGACTTTTTTGAGTTCTTCTCCAACTAAGAATAGGTGCAAGCAGGAGTACATCAATGCATAGGATGCATGATCCAAATCGCCCGATTCAATCCCACTTTGAAACGCTTCTTGGGTTAACTCTAAGGTCGTTCTCGTATTCGCTTTCCAGGGTAAAATACAAGTGCTGAACAGGTGATAGATTTTGCATTTTACATTTTGGGCGTTGAATTTATCGACTAAACTTATGGCAAGCAAGCCGAATTTATATCCCGATTCAATATCGCCCATTCCTCCGGATAAAATCAAGCCATACAAACCGTAGGGATAAATAGCAAATGCTGAATTGCCGTATTTTCGACAAAGGTCGATCATTGTAAGAATAATGGGCAAAACTAAAGGTGGTTGTGCGATAAAAGCAGGAGAAATGAGGGTTCCCAAAACCTTCAACGCAGCGATTTTATAGGGATCGGTCATTTGAGGAAGATCGATTAGCTCTTCGATGACCAGTTGAGTGGGCAATTCTTCTTCTAGAACGATCTCCAATAATTTCAAAACTTGCAGTCCCGTATCAATCGCTTCCTGCATTGCATTTTGCGACATTAAGAATGTCATTTTAAGCTCGTACAACTCGACGCGATCTAAAAGGGTTTGTGTGCGTTCTAATGCTTTGTCAGAAAGTACTGACGCGCGATCCACATTTCCGTTTAGATATTCCGCTTCAATGGCAGCGAGATAAAGGTTTAATGCAAGAATATATTGAGAGTTCCAACTATCGCTTGAAAGAAGTTCCAATCCAGCATTTACATAGCGAACTGCGGGTTCGTATGCTGTTGCACTAATTGCTTTTTTTCCTGCAATCCAATTGAGTTGGGCGAGTTCTTCTCTGCGAGATTCCGTCTCAAGCAATTCTCTCCCCATATTCAATTGATTGACAATATCAAAAATTTTCTCTTCTCGCTCGTTTTCTGACGTATTTTGCAACAGCAATTGACCGATTTTGAGATGAACCTCTTTCTTTTGTGCCTCGGGAATTAAGATGTATGATGCTTGTTGGACGCGATCGTGCAAAAATCGATAGGAAATATTACCAGAGTTGCCTTCTTCCTCCACTAACATCGGCAATAAATAATCGTCACCCAACGGTAAAATCAAGCCTGCTTGCAGTGCCTCCCACAACTGATTTGCCGTCACTGAAGGGGATTGTTCGCTGACAATAGAAAGCACTTTCAAGTCGAAGCGATTGCCAATACAAGCGGCAAACTTGAGGGTATTTTGGGTGGTTGCAGAGAGTTTTTGAATATTGCCTGTCATTAACTCGACTACATTTTCGGTGATTCCTACTACGTGCAATGCGTCCAAATCCCATTCCCATCGACCTGTTTGCAAGTCAAAAAATAATAATCCCTCGCGGTCTAAAGATTGTAAGAGTTGCGTTAAAAAGAAAGGATTGCCGTTTGTTTTTTCGAGTAACAATTCGGCGAGGGGTTGCGTTCGTTCGGGAGAAGAATGGAGGGTGTCGGCGATGAGTTGATTGACACAGGATAATTGTAAGGGTTGTAGCGCGATCGCGCGCACCGTCGTCCTCGCTTTTTCGATCTTCTCTACCGTTTGAATAAAGGGATGTGTTGCATCTACCTCATTATCACGATAGGCTCCAATTGTCAGCAAATTGTGGCTGTCGGAATCGGTCATTAACCGCTTTAAGAGTTTCAAAGAGGCAGAATCCGCCCACTGAAGATCGTCCAAAAATAATACCAATGGATGCTCTTTTTGCGAAAACACGCCAATAAACTGCTGAAATACTAAATTAAAGCGATTTTGGGCTTCTGCCGCCTCCAACATTGAAACTGCGGGTTGGGAACCGATAATCAACTCCACTTCGGGAATCACATCGATAACAATCTGACCGTTAGAACCGATTGCAGCGAGCAATTTCTCCTTCCAATTCGCAATTTGTTCCTTGCTTTCGGTCAGCAATTGCCGTACCAATTCTTGAAACGCTTGAATCAGTGCGGCGTAGGGAATATTGCGCTTGAACTGGTCGAATTTCCCGGAGATGAAATACCCTCGTGCGGCGACAATGGGTTTGTGAACTTCGTTGACCAAAGAAGACTTACCAATCCCCGAATAGCCTGCAACGAGGATGAGTTCGCTGCTTCTGGAGGTAGGGGAAGACGGGGAGACTTTTTGATGACGCGGAGACACGGAGAGTGGGAGAGATGGGGACAGGTTACAATCAATCTTCCCTTCTGCCTCCTGCCTCCTGCCTCCTGCCTTCACTGTTGACTGACCTTGAGACACTCTTTCAAAGGCTGCTAGTAACTCGCGGACCTCTGCTTCTCTTCCGTAGAGTTTTTGAGGAATTTGAAGCTGACTGGAGATATCTTGGCTGCCGAGGGGAAAATCGGAAATCTGACCTGTCTGTTGCAACATCTCCAAGCAGGTTTGTAGGTCGGTTTTCAGGCCAAACGCACTTTGATAGCGATCTTCGGCGTTCTTCGCCATCAGCTTGGAAACAATGTCTGAAATAATCTGGGGAACTTCTTCCCTATTGCCTGTTGCCTGTTGCCTGTTGCCTAATGGTTCTGCCATTTTTGCGATATGACAGTGAATCAATTCCATTGGGTCATCGCTATAAAACGGTAAGGTTCCCGTTAGTAATTCGTAAAAAGTTACCCCCAGAGAATAAAAATCAGTGCGGTAATCGATCGAACGATTCATGCGTCCCGTTTGTTCCGGGGAGAGATAAGTTAGAGTTCCTTCCAATAGGTTGGGATTACTAATGCTTGGGGTTTGTTTGGAGAGGCGAGAAGCGATGCTAAAATCCGCAATTTTAATAATATTTCGCTCGAAATTAACAATAATATTTTGGGGCTTGAGATCCTTGTGAATAATGTGGTTCTGGTGGAGTTCGCCGAGGGTTTCGCTCAGGCACAGTGCTAGGTGGAGAAAGGCTTTCAGGTTAAGAGGATTATCCGCGATCGCGCGATCTAAAGAATCCCCCCCAAAATCCTCCAGGACGATCGCGCAAATATTTTGCTGTAGGATGAGCTTGTGGGGCTTGACAATCCCGTCAATTTCCAGACTTTGCGCGATCGCGAACTCGTGACGAAACTTCGCAATATCCGCAGGAGTTGGATATTCGAGGTTTAAAACTTTCAGAACGACAGACTGTTGGGTTGAGGTGTCGATCCCGCGAAAAACAATAGTTTTGAGAGTGCGGTAAAGGGTGTGTTGCGTTTCATATCCTGGAATTGCAAACATTCTGGATTAGCTGAGGAATGAGAGTTTAGGGTTTGGGATTGAAAATGTCAAACAAAGGTAATGAATTTAGATAGAACCGATGCACTTGCTTCTATATTAGAGAAAGGGAAATACAATTTGCACGTTAGGGTGTATCGCAATCAGTCCTTATCGATTCATTCATTGATGATTAACTTAATTATTCCCATAATTGCTCCTCAAACAACATTAAAAGCGATCGATCGTTCTATTTGATATTAACGAACGGATTATAATTGAAGTTGAGGCACATCGAGTTAAAAAAGTCTCTCTTTGGGATTTGGGCGCGCGATCGCGCTTCTGTATGAATACGCCATCTACAGTCACTCTGGCGGCTATTCTGCCACCCGCAACAATTCGCGTGTTTCATTCCGTCTGTTGGCGCGCGATCGGTCAAACAAGACAATTTTGAAGGCTAACCATTGCTCTTCTATTACTCTCAGTAGAGAAAAATAGAGAATCCTCGAAATCTCAGGAATTCCGAACATCATCCCACATTCAATTAAAAAGAAACCGCACGAAGAGGATTAGCCGCGAGTACCATTGAATGCTAGATTTCAAACATGACTCAATTCACCCTCAACCGTGCCTCAAAAACGCCCTCCCTCAAAGAAAAAGACTGACGCTTGGTCAAAAGAACGAAAAGAATTAATTAGCGGCGCTTCAGGCGGATTCCTCTTTGGCATCCCCATGCTATACACAATGGAGGTTTGGTTTATTGGTTCCCACGTTCGACCTCCCGTCCTATTGGATATTCTTATTGTCACCTACACTGTTGTCTTTTTGCTCAATCGCGTAGAAGGCTTTCGCAATAGCGGACGAGATGGAGTGCTGGATGCAGCAGCAGAAAGTGTAGAAGCCTTAGCCATTGGTTTGGTTTGTGCGGCAATAATGCTCGTTATTCTACAGCAGATTACCCTAGAAACCTCCTTAGACGAAGGAATAGGAAAAATTGTTTTTGAGGGCGTTCCTTTCGCATTAGGCGTTGCCCTTTCGCGATCGATTTTAAGCGGAGATCGTTGGTCGTCAGGCAATCCTTCTGCTTCTAATAAGAACAAGCAGCCCAACCTTTGGAAAGACACCCTAACCGATATGAGTGCCACATCCATCGGTGCAATTATTATTGCATTTAATATCGCCCCTACCGATGAAGTTCTCTTGTTAGCAGCGGCAGCATCACCCCTTTGGTTGCTTGCAATTATTGTCGTTTCTTTACTCGTATCCTACGGGATTGTCTTTGCGTCTGGGTTCACCAGCCAGCAAAAACGCCAGCAACAGCAAGGACTATTCCAAGGTCCTCTCAGCGAAACCATTTTCTCATACTTAATTTCAATCTTAGCCTCAGCCCTAATGCTTTGGTTTTTCCAACAACTTTCCTGGAACGATCCCTGGGATTTATGGTTGCGCTACACTGTGATTTTGGGTTTGCCCGCTACTATTGGCGGTGCCGCAGGACGATTAGCCGTATAGCCCTAAGCAATCGGCAGTCAGCCAAAACCTTACTATTCTTAGCTTTGCGTTTTTTGAGATGTTCCGACGTATAGGCTGCTATATGAGTCATTCAGAAGAATCCACCGCACGTGCTGCCGAAGACAAATCGCCGGCGCGATCGCGTGCAGAATGGGTTAGCTTTAGTCTTTCCCTGGTCATCCTATCCGCAGTCGTCGGTTTAGTGCTGTATCGCTGGGTCGCCACGAAAGACCAACCCCCAGTAATATCAGTCACCTCAGACCCCGAAATTCGCAAAGTTGAAGGGCAATTTTATCTTCCCTACACCGTCACCAATACCGGAGGTGGCACCGCAGAATCCGTCGAAATAACTGCTCAACTTGTTATAGCAGGAGAAGTTGAAGAAGAAGGTTTCCAAAACATCGACTTTCTGTCGGAAGGGGAAATTAAATCGGGAGCATTTATTTTTCAGCATAATCCCGCACAAGGAAAACTTATTTTACGCGCCACAGGCTATAAATTGCCTTGATCCCCAATCTCGACGATCTGTCAATATCAATGTACGTTAGCGATCGCGCTCTCCATTGGCAGCGACAACCCGCATCCCCAACGCTTGTAGGAAACGCCTTCTTCGGGAAACCACTCATCGGGCCATTTCTGCCAACAGTTCCACTCCTTTTTTAGCTCATCTCCCAACACGTACACCGTCCCTGCCGGAACCGCGTAGCGACCGCGCGACAGGCGTTTGGGAGCATGAGGACGGGGATCGTTACTATCTCCGAGGCGATAGCGAAAGGGAGAAGGACGCTGGGTAAGCAGGGCTTCGATCGCAATACCAAACCAGCTAATATTGCCATTCTCGTCGCCCTGGGGGGCGCGTAAAGAGCGGCGATTCGACCCCCACACTGCCGGGGTTATGGTGGCAAAGCTACGTCCCAACGGGGCGGATAACAGGGTTTGCAGGGTTTTTCCCATTTCCTCGCAACGCAGATCGACTAAATGTCCCTCGCCGCCAAAGCGATAGCAACCATCGGGAATCTTTTCATTCGAGAGATAGACCAAACAAGCGTCAGGATCGAGCTGAACCCCATTTTCGAGGAACAAGCTACCGCGATCGCTCTCTTGGGGGTCTACCACTCGCCTCTCATCTTCTCTCAGGCGGGGGTGCAGGTGCGGTACGAATTTCCAAGGTTCGCCACACACTTTCGGCCAATCGGTAACTTGCCAATCCGTAACGATTGCTCGATCGTCTTTAGGCGTGAGTTTTTTACTGACTTGGGGACAGGCCCAACGCCAATTGGAAAACGCGATCGCGTTCCAATCTTCAACGTGAATCCAACTATTGCTGGCGAATTTACCGACTGGGGAATCATTACACTGGTTGAGCCATTTTTGGCGATCGCGATGCCAAAAGAGTTTTTGTTTGACCTTACCGGTTTTAATTTTTGGGATGTCTTGACAATGGTCATCTCGATCCATTTTGACGATGCAGTTAAATGGTGTCGGAACCAGGAAGTTCCGGGGATTGTCCCGTTTGGCCCAAAATGGTCCGGCAAACTGGAGTGGCTTTAGGTATTTTTTGCGTTGTTTTTCATCCTCTTTCTTATCCTCATCGAATTTGATAGTGTTGGCATGGGCAGCAAATAAACCGGACAAGGTGGCAGCAGAGGGCGGAAAGCTCGTCCCAGATCGCCCAACGAGATTTTCTGGGGAGAGGAAACGCCCCGCACTGCCATAGAGCAAACCGAGGGGTTCGAGAATAACGACGTATTTAAAAGGCGATCGTTTTGTCTGCTCTTTCTGCTCTTTCTGCTCTTTCTGCTCTTTCTGCTCTTTCTGCTCTTTCTGCTTGGTCTGAGAAGTTGGGGTTTCTGGAGATTGTTCTAACTGTTGCATAGGTGAAATCCGACTTTGGCGAGGTTGATAATCCAATTGTTGAGAGCGCAGTCTACTTCGGCTTGATTGAGCTGACCGTTTTTAACGTAGTTTTCTTTTTCTCCCAAAATGCCTGTCTGTTTTTTGTCTTTGTCGTTCCACAACACTTGAGAATCGTCTATATTGATGCGGTTTTCTTTGTTTTCTGAATTTTCTCGATCGAAGTAAAGTTTGAAGAGTTCTAAAGTAACCTGATGTTGCCCTTTAAAAGCATGACGGGATTCTAGGATGGCGATATCGTTATAGATGTGCGTCCAGTTTTTGCCACCGTCGCGATCGCGGTATCCTTCTAAAATCCGTTGCAGCAACCACCAGGGACAAACCCATTCCAAATGGTTGCCGCTATTGAATAAGATTCGGAGGCAAACGCGATCGCGCCCGCTATTTTTTGCAGACTTCTCCGCCTCCCGACAGTGTTGCAGTACGTCTCGTTGCGGAACCCCCGGTGCAGCCCAGACAAAACCGACGCTGACGGTAATCGGCTGCTGGTGGTGTCGCCAGGTATCCATGCGATCGGTGCAATCGTGCTTGAACTGGTAAAACCACTGCAAACACTCTTCAGTGGTCAGAATTGGTTGCTGGAATAACGTTATTGCTTCTTCTAGCGTGAGTCCCGCATGGGTTAAATCTTTTGTCAGTCTAGAATCGGTTCGATGGTACTTAAGCCAATTTGTCAAGGCTTGACGAAGCTCATCCGATAGCTTGATGTCTTTGTGCAACCCTCGATCGGCAACCCTTTCTAGCGTACTGCTATCTGATGCTGAGATTGTATTTTGAAGTTGTCTCTGCAAGTACTCAACCAATGGTTTAAGAAACTTGCGATCGGGAGGCGTTCGATAAAAGACACCGAGAAAATCATCTCCCCCAGCATAAATAATTTTGCCTCGATCCGATGGGAGACTGCGTTTGAGGTGCTTTTCCCCCCAATTCATCATCGCGTCGCTAAATTTATGAAGTTCCTCAGCTTCGTCTTTTCCCTGGTCTTTGAGGCTTTGGAGATAGTCTCCGGCTTTGTCGCCGTCTCCTTGGAACCAACCCGTCCAGCGATTGTCAGGTTCGGCTTGCTGTTCGGATTTGCCGTTTTTCTTGTTGTTCTTATTTTTCTTCTTAGCCTGAAGGCGGTTGAGGTCGCGGTAAGTTGCAGGGACTTCTTTGAGGTTTATGGAAATGCGGGTGGCAACTGCTTCGAGAGTGACTAATCGCTTTACCAGTTCCGGAATGCTCAGTTCTTCGTTGAGAGCAACGATGGGTTCTCCGTATTCTTTGTGGAATTGTTCTCGTTCCTCTTGAGGAAGTTGATGAAAACGTTGTGCAAATTTAATAAACCCTTTACCGTAGCGCTTCAGTAATTGTTGGTAAACCTCTGATTTGGAATCGGTTTGGGAAGCAATAAAACCAATAAATTGCTCTCCTAACTTTTGCGAAAGAAACGAGTAAAAATCTTTGATTTCATCTTGTTTAATCTTCACGTTCCATTTCGTCTTATCGAAACCAATCGGCAGGTTCTTGCGTTTTTCCGCCCACAACCCCATTCCCGGATAGGCGACTCCATCTGCACCGGAAAGCGTTGAGCTTTCCCCAATCCAATTCACTCCCGTCCAGGCGCGCGATCGTTTGACTTCATTAAGCGCCTCTCTCGCTTCGGTTACAGTGCTTCCCGTTGCCCAAAAAACTTCCCAGGCATAATTTCGCCACAACACCCAGTCATT carries:
- a CDS encoding AAA family ATPase, whose product is MFAIPGYETQHTLYRTLKTIVFRGIDTSTQQSVVLKVLNLEYPTPADIAKFRHEFAIAQSLEIDGIVKPHKLILQQNICAIVLEDFGGDSLDRAIADNPLNLKAFLHLALCLSETLGELHQNHIIHKDLKPQNIIVNFERNIIKIADFSIASRLSKQTPSISNPNLLEGTLTYLSPEQTGRMNRSIDYRTDFYSLGVTFYELLTGTLPFYSDDPMELIHCHIAKMAEPLGNRQQATGNREEVPQIISDIVSKLMAKNAEDRYQSAFGLKTDLQTCLEMLQQTGQISDFPLGSQDISSQLQIPQKLYGREAEVRELLAAFERVSQGQSTVKAGGRRQEAEGKIDCNLSPSLPLSVSPRHQKVSPSSPTSRSSELILVAGYSGIGKSSLVNEVHKPIVAARGYFISGKFDQFKRNIPYAALIQAFQELVRQLLTESKEQIANWKEKLLAAIGSNGQIVIDVIPEVELIIGSQPAVSMLEAAEAQNRFNLVFQQFIGVFSQKEHPLVLFLDDLQWADSASLKLLKRLMTDSDSHNLLTIGAYRDNEVDATHPFIQTVEKIEKARTTVRAIALQPLQLSCVNQLIADTLHSSPERTQPLAELLLEKTNGNPFFLTQLLQSLDREGLLFFDLQTGRWEWDLDALHVVGITENVVELMTGNIQKLSATTQNTLKFAACIGNRFDLKVLSIVSEQSPSVTANQLWEALQAGLILPLGDDYLLPMLVEEEGNSGNISYRFLHDRVQQASYILIPEAQKKEVHLKIGQLLLQNTSENEREEKIFDIVNQLNMGRELLETESRREELAQLNWIAGKKAISATAYEPAVRYVNAGLELLSSDSWNSQYILALNLYLAAIEAEYLNGNVDRASVLSDKALERTQTLLDRVELYELKMTFLMSQNAMQEAIDTGLQVLKLLEIVLEEELPTQLVIEELIDLPQMTDPYKIAALKVLGTLISPAFIAQPPLVLPIILTMIDLCRKYGNSAFAIYPYGLYGLILSGGMGDIESGYKFGLLAISLVDKFNAQNVKCKIYHLFSTCILPWKANTRTTLELTQEAFQSGIESGDLDHASYALMYSCLHLFLVGEELKKVIEKHGQYIEKIEKLEKEFSLYYAKIWKQIALNLAQETEHPTCLIGESFNENQTLPQLLEANNIQSLFSFYFCKAMLCYLFGERKDALANARLATQYAEPVVTAMIYADHNLYYSLSLLAQYPHLEPAQQAENMIIIRGNQEKMAKWANSAPDNYRHKYELVEAEIARVLGDPLKAMEYYDRAIESARESGYVNNEAIANELAGEFYLTLGREKVARTYLQDARYSYTCWGAMAKVKDLERCYPNLLKRPLNEPATTETTTLTSTLTSTSSTHSEVLDLNTVTKAAQAISGEIILEQLLEILMKLAIENAGAQRGFLLLSDNGRLTIEASRSVEGEIQVLQSIPVKDSSNLPLTTINYVERTQESVVLTDATHEGNYITDPYIVRHQPKSILAAPIVNQGKLIGIVYLENNLTPGAFTRERLEVLKILSSQAAISLENALLYRTLEERVKERTAQLAEANEEITLLNERLKEDNLRMGAELDIAKQLQQMVLPKTEELEAIEGLEIAGFMEPADEVGGDYYDVLKQDNGVKIAIGDVTGHGLESGVLMIMAQTAVRTLQKSGETDPVKFFEVINQTLYENLQRMDSYKNMTLAMVDYSEGTLSLSGQHEELIIVRSEGEIERIDTIDLGFPIGLDEGIADFIAQERIQLNVGDVAVLYTDGITEAENTESRQYGIEQLCKIIQEVRSQSAPEIRTSIVEDVRNYIGEQKVFDDITLVVMKQK
- a CDS encoding TIGR02587 family membrane protein; this encodes MPQKRPPSKKKTDAWSKERKELISGASGGFLFGIPMLYTMEVWFIGSHVRPPVLLDILIVTYTVVFLLNRVEGFRNSGRDGVLDAAAESVEALAIGLVCAAIMLVILQQITLETSLDEGIGKIVFEGVPFALGVALSRSILSGDRWSSGNPSASNKNKQPNLWKDTLTDMSATSIGAIIIAFNIAPTDEVLLLAAAASPLWLLAIIVVSLLVSYGIVFASGFTSQQKRQQQQGLFQGPLSETIFSYLISILASALMLWFFQQLSWNDPWDLWLRYTVILGLPATIGGAAGRLAV
- a CDS encoding TIGR02588 family protein, yielding MSHSEESTARAAEDKSPARSRAEWVSFSLSLVILSAVVGLVLYRWVATKDQPPVISVTSDPEIRKVEGQFYLPYTVTNTGGGTAESVEITAQLVIAGEVEEEGFQNIDFLSEGEIKSGAFIFQHNPAQGKLILRATGYKLP
- a CDS encoding type III-B CRISPR module-associated Cmr3 family protein gives rise to the protein MQQLEQSPETPTSQTKQKEQKEQKEQKEQKEQKEQTKRSPFKYVVILEPLGLLYGSAGRFLSPENLVGRSGTSFPPSAATLSGLFAAHANTIKFDEDKKEDEKQRKKYLKPLQFAGPFWAKRDNPRNFLVPTPFNCIVKMDRDDHCQDIPKIKTGKVKQKLFWHRDRQKWLNQCNDSPVGKFASNSWIHVEDWNAIAFSNWRWACPQVSKKLTPKDDRAIVTDWQVTDWPKVCGEPWKFVPHLHPRLREDERRVVDPQESDRGSLFLENGVQLDPDACLVYLSNEKIPDGCYRFGGEGHLVDLRCEEMGKTLQTLLSAPLGRSFATITPAVWGSNRRSLRAPQGDENGNISWFGIAIEALLTQRPSPFRYRLGDSNDPRPHAPKRLSRGRYAVPAGTVYVLGDELKKEWNCWQKWPDEWFPEEGVSYKRWGCGLSLPMESAIANVH
- a CDS encoding Cas10/Cmr2 second palm domain-containing protein; protein product: MTENTVYTAITFSPVQGFIEKSRKLRDLYGSSFLLSYLAKAICEAARRHFNVLEVDPPPDLDPVISPALISVTQGTPNQIVIRGKFPEDEVQKAFGDAWKNVLNICQNWVEDICQEWIDSHYQRWVEIGIWEEKKSLKKELPWSNDWVLWRNYAWEVFWATGSTVTEAREALNEVKRSRAWTGVNWIGESSTLSGADGVAYPGMGLWAEKRKNLPIGFDKTKWNVKIKQDEIKDFYSFLSQKLGEQFIGFIASQTDSKSEVYQQLLKRYGKGFIKFAQRFHQLPQEEREQFHKEYGEPIVALNEELSIPELVKRLVTLEAVATRISINLKEVPATYRDLNRLQAKKKNKNNKKNGKSEQQAEPDNRWTGWFQGDGDKAGDYLQSLKDQGKDEAEELHKFSDAMMNWGEKHLKRSLPSDRGKIIYAGGDDFLGVFYRTPPDRKFLKPLVEYLQRQLQNTISASDSSTLERVADRGLHKDIKLSDELRQALTNWLKYHRTDSRLTKDLTHAGLTLEEAITLFQQPILTTEECLQWFYQFKHDCTDRMDTWRHHQQPITVSVGFVWAAPGVPQRDVLQHCREAEKSAKNSGRDRVCLRILFNSGNHLEWVCPWWLLQRILEGYRDRDGGKNWTHIYNDIAILESRHAFKGQHQVTLELFKLYFDRENSENKENRINIDDSQVLWNDKDKKQTGILGEKENYVKNGQLNQAEVDCALNNWIINLAKVGFHLCNS